One stretch of Falco naumanni isolate bFalNau1 chromosome 7, bFalNau1.pat, whole genome shotgun sequence DNA includes these proteins:
- the FBXO34 gene encoding F-box only protein 34 has protein sequence MKSSCRAGLHREPLNSTSSTFHQVKRVSGMHLKPYLKLQKKERSPEISQDSLRGSPVSHQRPAQEKYTNCTKLSVFPKPSFVTPSQKLLGIIYPNTMCNMNGKGPADGPSAREKKNALSATIHQGEEGEGPLDVWAVVKPGNTKEKIAFFAAQQCSNSNRLGSVKIKSTWDIDGRTAKRRKKSVDLKKAKIQLERMREANARCSQPEPFACGIEHCSVHYVNDSGEGVFPGRSLSVIEMVAFLEQRASALLVDCAKTCTPASTTRLSAQPKGALPSSDLFSSAGACEVHVERGPCSNSEQQQSEPVRVLDMVAKLESECLRQQSEREAGSLSRNNSFRRNVGRVLLANSTQPEGEVGKVSSGVLAQGDGLEEAGVAEAGYGGCCGPLGDAELWDGAASAQQPFPSGLDTQVGNVNSGLAHTALAVAAGRSDSETRIEPPRPLLSACPAAARLPPDSLRSKNATLDGISKEPVIFPKQSLHPARKEPLCISISVTKTEKGCRKEKLSNSSASEDPLPGRLFFLQADQPAAHEQQPLRESTQEKPGEVVQNEDEDALASDRSCVRSGVPTEPSALSVPPTEGALQVLDASCLKRQVSHDFLETRFKIQQLLEPQQYMAFLPHHIIVKIFGLLPTRSLVALKCTCYYFKFIIEYYNIRPADSRWVRDSRYREDPCKQCKKKYVKGDVSLCRWHPKPYCQALPYGPGYWMCCHRSQKGIPGCKLGLHDNHWVPACHSFNRAIHKKTRGAGAEVEEEY, from the coding sequence ggttTCTGGTATGCACTTAAAGCCATATCTGAAGTTACAGAAGAAAGAGCGATCTCCAGAAATAAGCCAGGATTCTCTGAGAGGCTCACCTGTGAGCCATCAGAGAccagcacaagaaaaatatacCAACTGCACCAAACTGAGTGTTTTCCCAAAACCCTCCTTTGTGACTCCATCTCAAAAGCTTCTGGGGATTATTTATCCAAATACTATGTGCAATATGAATGGGAAAGGCCCAGCGGATGGTCCAAGtgcaagggaaaagaagaatgcCCTCTCTGCGACCATCCAccagggagaagaaggagaaggaccGCTGGATGTCTGGGCTGTAGTGAAACCTGGCAATACGAAGGAGAAGATTGCGTTCTTTGCAGCCCAGCaatgcagcaacagcaaccGGCTAGGCTCTGTGAAAATCAAAAGCACGTGGGATATCGACGGAAGAACAGCTAAACGCAGGAAAAAATCAGTAGAtcttaaaaaagccaaaattcAACTGGAAAGAATGAGGGAGGCAAATGCCAGGTGCTCCCAGCCAGAGCCTTTCGCCTGCGGCATCGAGCACTGTTCGGTGCATTACGTGAATGACAGCGGTGAGGGTGTGTTCCCAGGCCGGTCCCTCTCGGTGATAGAGATGGTAGCCTTTCTGGAGCAACGAGCAAGTGCTTTATTGGTAGACTGTGCTAAAACCTGCACGCCTGCTTCTACTACGAGGCTGAGCGCTCAGCCTAAAGGTGCGCTTCCCAGCTCAGACCTTTTCTCCTCTGCCGGGGCCTGCGAGGTCCATGTGGAGAGGGGACCTTGCAGCAAtagtgagcagcagcagagcgaGCCTGTGCGTGTGCTGGACATGGTGGCCAAGCTGGAGTCAGAGTGCCTGAGGCAGCAGAGCGAGAGGGAGGCTGGGAGCCTCTCGCGGAACAACAGCTTCCGCAGAAATGTCGGGAGGGTGCTCCTGGCGAACAGCACCCAGCCCGAGGGAGAGGTGGGGAAGGTCTCCTCGGGGGTCCTGGCTCAGGGGGATGGCTTGGAGGAGGCAGGGGTAGCAGAAGCTGGGTATGGAGGGTGTTGTGGTCCTCTGGGTGACGCAGAGTTGTGGGATggtgctgcctctgctcagcagcctTTTCCTTCTGGGCTGGATACTCAGGTGGGGAATGTGAATTCGGGACTTGCTCATACAGCATTGGCTGTAGCTGCTGGCAGGAGTGATTCTGAAACGCGGATCGAGCCTCCCAGACCCCTGCTGTCTGCAtgtccagctgctgccaggttGCCGCCGGATTCCTTGCGGAGCAAGAACGCGACTCTTGATGGCATATCGAAAGAGCCTGTAATTTTCCCAAAGCAAAGTCTGCATCCTGCTAGGAAGGAGCCCTTATGTATCAGTATATCGGTCACCAAGACTGAGAAGGGATGCAGGAAAGAGAAGCTCTCCAACTCCAGTGCTAGTGAAGATCCGCTCCCAGGGAGGCTGTTCTTCCTCCAGGCTGACCAGCCTGCTGCTCATGAGCAACAGCCACTACGGGAAAGTACCCAAGAAAAGCCAGGAGAAGTAGTCCAAAATGAGGATGAGGATGCCTTGGCCTCTGACAGGTCGTGTGTCAGAAGCGGTGTCCCTACAGAGCCATCTGCCCTTTCTGTTCCTCCGACAGAAGGGGCTTTGCAAGTACTTGATGCTTCCTGCTTAAAAAGGCAGGTTTCGCATGACTTTCTGGAGACCAGGTTTAAAATCCAGCAGCTGTTGGAGCCTCAGCAGTATATGGCCTTCTTGCCTCACCACATCATAGTGAAGATCTTTGGATTGCTTCCTACTAGGAGTCTGGTTGCCCTCAAATGCACTTGCTACTACTTCAAATTCATCATTGAATACTACAACATCAGGCCAGCAGACTCCCGCTGGGTCCGTGATTCCCGCTACAGAGAGGACCCTTGCAAGCAGTGCAAGAAGAAGTACGTGAAAGGGGACGTATCGCTGTGCCGGTGGCATCCCAAACCATACTGCCAGGCTTTACCCTATGGGCCCGGGTACTGGATGTGCTGTCACCGGTCTCAGAAGGGCATCCCGGGCTGTAAGTTAGGTCTTCATGACAATCATTGGGTTCCTGCCTGCCACAGCTTTAACCGTGCTATTCATAAGAAAACCAGAGGAGCGGGAGCTGAAGTGGAAGAGGAGTATTAG